Proteins from a genomic interval of Terriglobia bacterium:
- a CDS encoding DUF2934 domain-containing protein, translated as MSAARVPSNPAQAQSVEEKIRLRAYLLFEKRGAEHGRALDDWLQAEEEILRSEPSAPPVRLTPPRKSRTRRTSI; from the coding sequence ATGAGCGCCGCGCGCGTTCCAAGCAATCCCGCTCAGGCACAGTCCGTCGAAGAAAAGATCCGTCTTCGCGCTTACCTGCTTTTCGAAAAGCGCGGCGCAGAACACGGCCGCGCCCTTGACGACTGGCTTCAGGCCGAGGAGGAAATCCTGCGCAGCGAGCCGAGCGCGCCGCCGGTTCGCCTGACACCGCCCAGGAAATCTCGGACTAGGCGGACCAGCATCTAA
- a CDS encoding protein kinase, whose amino-acid sequence MTLQAGTKLGPYEIQSAVGAGGMGEVYRARDTRLERTVAVKVLPESFAGDPDRLRRFEQEARAVAALNHPNIMAVYDIGEHAGSPYIVCELLEGETLREKMKQGALGQRRAVEYASQIAEGLAAAHDKGVVHRDLKPENVFVTNDGRVKVLDFGLAKLQAHPTKTALGGAPDDGATMGTRTTPGMVLGTAGYMSPEQVRGKEVDARTDIFAFGAILYEMLSGQRAFKGESSVETMNAILKEEPRELETEKLKVSPGLERIVRRCLEKEPARRFHSARDVGFALEAISGSSATASMVKVKPAGRASTRWIAGAVLLLVVGSLAGALAARRSLSPTSIATQQLTFRSGYVRAARFAPDGQAVVYAANWDGAPAQLYSGRADTSESQPIESVKADLLSVSRSGELAVALERRFLEPWVPTGTLARSSLLGGAPKSMLEGVTDADWAPDGSGLAIARSVAGRFQLEYPVGKPLYTTDGYISHLRFSPQGDLIAFMDHPVYGDDAGTVAVVDLQGNKKALTPSYDTEQGLAWTPDGKEIWYTEGIRLHAVTRSAKVRTVWSALEIIVMQDISRDGRVMLTTEDRGGDIIAGTIGGAESRNLVTFHWAAAYGISNDGQLAAIDEFDAGSRYEMFVRRTDGSPAVHLGQGVMLGMSPDGKTVLGMWNQRLLLAPTGVGEIRELPSFGLAYQSMAAWMPDGQHVALVAAEPGRPARTFTLATSGQTPPRPITPEGMLGQMLSPDGASVLARDGEGRWMMCALSGGAPHPVAGMQTQDTPVQWSADGRLLIRSRGEVPLTVYQLDPRSGSRQPWHRFVPANPAGVLSFRRVYVTPDGKHYLYDTRRVLSRLFVMAGLK is encoded by the coding sequence ATGACACTGCAAGCGGGGACGAAGCTCGGGCCCTATGAAATCCAGTCCGCGGTGGGCGCGGGCGGAATGGGCGAGGTGTATCGCGCGCGCGACACGCGGCTGGAGCGCACGGTGGCCGTCAAGGTCCTGCCGGAATCCTTTGCCGGCGATCCCGACCGTCTGCGGCGCTTCGAGCAGGAAGCGCGCGCGGTGGCGGCGCTGAATCATCCCAACATCATGGCGGTGTACGACATCGGCGAGCACGCGGGTTCGCCGTATATCGTCTGCGAATTGCTTGAGGGCGAGACGCTGCGAGAAAAGATGAAGCAAGGGGCGCTGGGGCAGCGGCGCGCGGTGGAGTACGCCTCGCAGATTGCGGAAGGACTGGCGGCGGCGCACGACAAGGGCGTGGTGCATCGCGACCTGAAGCCGGAAAACGTGTTCGTCACCAACGACGGGCGGGTGAAGGTGCTGGACTTCGGGCTGGCGAAGCTGCAAGCCCACCCAACGAAAACCGCGTTGGGTGGGGCACCCGACGATGGGGCCACGATGGGAACGCGCACCACGCCAGGCATGGTGCTGGGCACGGCGGGCTACATGTCGCCGGAGCAGGTGCGGGGCAAGGAAGTGGACGCGCGCACCGACATCTTCGCCTTCGGCGCCATTCTGTACGAGATGCTGAGCGGGCAGCGGGCGTTCAAGGGCGAGTCGTCGGTGGAGACGATGAACGCCATCCTCAAGGAGGAACCGCGGGAGCTGGAGACAGAAAAGCTGAAGGTGTCGCCGGGGCTGGAGCGCATCGTGCGGCGCTGCCTGGAGAAAGAACCGGCGCGGAGATTCCATTCGGCGCGCGACGTGGGATTTGCGCTGGAGGCGATCAGCGGCAGCAGCGCGACGGCGTCAATGGTGAAAGTCAAGCCGGCTGGCCGCGCGAGCACGCGTTGGATCGCCGGCGCCGTTCTCCTGCTGGTTGTCGGCAGCCTGGCCGGGGCGCTGGCGGCGCGCCGCAGCCTGTCTCCCACGTCGATTGCGACGCAACAACTGACGTTTCGCAGCGGCTACGTCCGCGCGGCGCGGTTTGCCCCCGACGGCCAAGCGGTGGTGTATGCCGCGAACTGGGATGGCGCACCGGCGCAGTTGTACTCCGGGCGCGCGGACACAAGCGAGTCGCAGCCGATCGAATCGGTGAAGGCCGACCTGCTTTCCGTTTCCCGCTCCGGCGAACTGGCCGTGGCGCTGGAGCGGCGCTTCCTGGAGCCTTGGGTACCGACGGGGACATTGGCGCGCAGCTCGCTGCTGGGCGGCGCACCAAAATCGATGCTGGAAGGCGTGACCGATGCCGACTGGGCGCCGGACGGTTCCGGGCTGGCGATCGCGCGGAGCGTGGCGGGGCGGTTCCAACTGGAATACCCGGTTGGCAAACCGCTCTACACCACCGACGGCTACATCAGCCACTTGCGATTCTCGCCGCAAGGCGATCTCATCGCCTTCATGGACCACCCGGTATATGGCGACGATGCCGGCACCGTGGCGGTCGTGGACCTGCAAGGCAACAAGAAAGCGCTGACGCCCTCCTACGACACCGAACAAGGTCTCGCCTGGACGCCGGACGGCAAAGAGATCTGGTACACCGAAGGCATCCGGCTGCACGCGGTCACCAGGTCGGCCAAAGTGCGGACCGTGTGGAGCGCCCTGGAAATTATCGTGATGCAGGACATCTCGCGCGATGGGCGGGTGATGCTCACCACCGAAGACCGCGGCGGCGACATCATCGCGGGGACAATCGGCGGCGCGGAAAGCAGGAATCTGGTCACCTTCCATTGGGCGGCTGCGTATGGAATCTCGAATGACGGCCAGTTGGCTGCGATCGACGAGTTCGATGCCGGCAGCCGCTACGAAATGTTCGTGCGGCGGACCGACGGCTCCCCGGCGGTTCATCTGGGCCAGGGCGTGATGCTGGGAATGTCGCCCGACGGCAAGACGGTGCTGGGCATGTGGAACCAGCGACTGCTGCTGGCGCCCACCGGCGTGGGTGAGATCCGCGAACTGCCCTCGTTCGGATTGGCGTATCAGTCAATGGCGGCATGGATGCCCGACGGCCAGCACGTCGCCCTAGTCGCCGCCGAACCGGGACGGCCGGCCCGCACCTTCACCTTGGCTACGTCCGGGCAGACGCCGCCGCGTCCCATCACCCCGGAAGGAATGCTGGGACAGATGCTGTCACCGGACGGCGCCTCGGTGTTGGCGCGTGACGGTGAGGGCCGGTGGATGATGTGCGCCCTCTCCGGGGGCGCGCCCCATCCCGTGGCCGGCATGCAAACCCAGGACACTCCGGTGCAATGGTCGGCGGATGGCCGTTTGCTGATCCGCTCGCGCGGCGAAGTTCCGCTGACCGTATACCAACTGGACCCGCGCAGCGGAAGCCGCCAACCCTGGCACCGTTTTGTTCCCGCGAACCCCGCGGGCGTTCTCAGTTTCCGGCGTGTGTACGTCACGCCCGACGGCAAGCATTACCTGTACGACACGCGGCGGGTGTTGTCGCGGCTGTTCGTCATGGCCGGACTGAAATAA
- a CDS encoding protein kinase encodes MSLVAGTKLGPYEIQSAAGAGGMGEVYRARDTRLERTVAIKVLPSHLSSNNDLKQRFEREARAISSLSHPHICTLHDVGSQDGIDFLVMEYLEGETLAGRLAKGPLAIEQVLKIGSEVAEALDKAHRQGIVHRDLKPANIMLTKAGAKLMDFGLAKPAAVAIGVAAGQLLPSKAGHAGTPLTPSSPTTPLISLTGPASPLTQKGTIVGTFQYMAPEVLQGVEADARSDIFSLGCVLYEMATGKRAFEGKSQLSVLAAILEKEPEPISQLQPLTPPALEMVVKCCLAKDPDERLQTAHDLKLQLNWTSQTAAAAVAKQPKAQAKRREWLAWAVAAVAVLLAIAAGMQFWARPAPRPLHAIILPPEKTAFDALGDFGGPAVVSPDGEKIAFAAKGTDSSKALWVRSLSSPTAQRLDGTEGGYFPFWSADSRYLGFFANGKLNKIPANGGAVAPLADAPNARGGTWSQDNVIVYAPDFNVSLMRISAQGGTAQSVTKLDLGKHTTHRWPCFLPDGKHFLYLATNHSGGMRDQNGIYFASLDGKENKLLIASDAGGQYSSGYILFHAQTSVMAQRFDPQSGTLKGDAFPVVDRVQYDGTVWRTLFSVSANGVLTYQSGTADAGTQLVWFDRTGKRIGQVGDRGQYMDARISPDGTKIAVGYGSPSEDIWIFDTARNIKTRLTFDPPTKFQPAWSPDGQTIAYAAQGTQGAAGDSTLYLMPANGGGKPRLLVQEKGVTPAFPSWTPDGQNLLYTSQLGPTGNSIYTVPADGHAKPALLISPASPQANVSHFRISPDGRWIAYVSTESGQTQVYVTAASGQGGKWQVSTNAGDYPAWRGDGKELFYFDAADTLYSAEVSDKGGNFEVGQVRELFHQDSSANGVAYDASRDGKKFLFNVGTQDASATLNLVVNWTAELKK; translated from the coding sequence ATGTCTCTGGTAGCGGGAACCAAACTCGGGCCGTATGAGATCCAGTCGGCGGCGGGCGCGGGCGGGATGGGCGAGGTGTACCGCGCGCGCGACACGCGGCTGGAACGCACGGTCGCGATCAAGGTCCTGCCGTCGCACTTGTCTTCCAACAACGATTTGAAGCAGCGCTTCGAGCGCGAGGCGCGGGCGATCAGTTCCCTGTCGCATCCCCACATCTGCACGCTGCACGATGTCGGCTCGCAAGACGGCATTGATTTCCTGGTGATGGAGTACCTGGAAGGCGAGACGCTGGCGGGCCGGTTGGCGAAGGGGCCGCTGGCGATCGAACAGGTGCTGAAAATCGGAAGCGAAGTCGCCGAAGCGCTGGACAAGGCGCATCGGCAAGGCATCGTGCACCGCGATCTGAAGCCGGCGAACATCATGCTGACCAAGGCGGGCGCCAAGCTGATGGACTTCGGGCTGGCAAAGCCGGCGGCAGTCGCGATCGGGGTGGCGGCGGGACAACTCTTGCCTAGCAAAGCCGGGCACGCCGGGACGCCTCTGACTCCGTCGAGTCCGACGACGCCGCTGATCTCGCTGACCGGACCGGCGTCGCCGCTGACGCAGAAGGGGACGATCGTCGGGACGTTTCAGTACATGGCGCCGGAAGTCTTGCAAGGCGTGGAAGCCGACGCGCGCAGCGATATCTTCAGCCTGGGATGCGTGCTGTACGAGATGGCGACGGGCAAGCGGGCGTTTGAAGGCAAGAGCCAGCTCTCGGTGCTGGCCGCGATATTGGAAAAAGAGCCGGAGCCGATCTCTCAACTGCAACCGCTGACGCCGCCGGCGCTGGAGATGGTGGTCAAATGCTGCCTGGCGAAGGATCCGGACGAGCGCTTGCAGACGGCACATGATTTAAAGCTGCAATTGAACTGGACATCGCAGACGGCGGCGGCCGCGGTCGCCAAGCAGCCGAAAGCGCAGGCAAAACGGCGCGAGTGGCTGGCGTGGGCGGTGGCGGCAGTCGCGGTACTGCTGGCGATCGCAGCCGGCATGCAGTTCTGGGCACGTCCCGCGCCGCGGCCGCTGCACGCGATCATTCTGCCTCCAGAGAAGACGGCCTTCGATGCGTTGGGCGATTTTGGCGGGCCGGCGGTGGTCTCGCCGGATGGAGAAAAGATCGCCTTCGCAGCGAAGGGGACGGACAGTTCCAAGGCGCTGTGGGTGCGGTCCTTGAGCAGCCCGACGGCGCAACGACTGGACGGAACCGAGGGAGGGTATTTTCCCTTCTGGTCGGCCGACAGCCGGTATCTGGGCTTCTTTGCCAATGGAAAATTGAACAAGATCCCTGCCAACGGAGGCGCGGTGGCCCCGCTGGCGGATGCCCCCAACGCGCGCGGCGGGACGTGGAGCCAGGACAACGTGATCGTGTACGCGCCGGATTTCAACGTCAGCCTGATGCGGATCAGCGCGCAGGGCGGCACGGCGCAATCGGTAACCAAGCTGGACCTGGGCAAGCATACGACGCATCGCTGGCCATGCTTCCTGCCGGACGGCAAGCATTTCCTGTACCTGGCGACGAATCACAGCGGAGGGATGCGGGACCAGAACGGCATCTACTTCGCATCTCTGGACGGCAAGGAAAACAAGCTGTTGATCGCGAGCGATGCCGGAGGTCAGTATTCCTCCGGCTACATACTGTTCCACGCGCAGACGTCGGTTATGGCGCAGCGCTTCGATCCGCAAAGCGGGACGCTAAAAGGGGACGCATTCCCGGTGGTGGATCGGGTGCAATACGACGGCACGGTGTGGCGAACGCTGTTCTCCGTGTCGGCCAACGGCGTGCTGACCTACCAGAGCGGGACGGCCGATGCCGGGACGCAATTGGTGTGGTTCGACCGAACGGGCAAACGGATCGGACAGGTGGGCGACCGGGGTCAGTACATGGACGCGCGCATTTCGCCGGACGGAACGAAGATCGCGGTAGGCTACGGCTCGCCTTCGGAAGACATCTGGATTTTCGACACGGCACGAAATATCAAGACGCGGCTGACGTTTGATCCGCCAACCAAGTTCCAGCCGGCGTGGTCGCCGGACGGGCAGACGATCGCGTACGCGGCGCAAGGGACCCAGGGCGCGGCGGGCGACAGCACGCTCTACCTGATGCCGGCCAACGGTGGCGGTAAGCCTCGCCTGTTGGTGCAGGAAAAGGGCGTCACCCCTGCCTTTCCCTCCTGGACGCCGGATGGACAGAACCTGCTGTACACCTCGCAACTGGGACCGACCGGCAACTCGATCTACACGGTTCCGGCGGATGGCCACGCGAAACCGGCGTTGCTGATTTCGCCGGCGAGTCCGCAGGCCAATGTCAGCCACTTCCGCATCTCGCCCGACGGGCGGTGGATTGCGTATGTCTCCACCGAATCGGGGCAGACGCAGGTATACGTGACGGCCGCATCCGGACAAGGAGGCAAGTGGCAGGTTTCGACCAATGCGGGCGATTACCCGGCGTGGCGCGGCGATGGCAAGGAGTTGTTCTATTTTGACGCCGCCGACACGCTGTACTCGGCAGAGGTCTCAGACAAAGGCGGGAACTTTGAGGTTGGGCAAGTGCGCGAATTGTTTCACCAGGACTCCTCCGCGAATGGCGTGGCTTATGATGCCAGCCGCGATGGAAAGAAGTTCCTGTTCAACGTGGGAACACAGGACGCGTCGGCGACACTGAACCTGGTGGTGAATTGGACAGCGGAACTGAAGAAGTAG
- a CDS encoding putative Ig domain-containing protein translates to MRVICAIALLGVLGVGTPAAFAQTRTASPAAVLPNGSLGQAYYYHLATPQQGTPPWRFRRVRGSLPPGIALDPAGILVGAPTAPGQFHFTLEARDSSPTPIAKTRNYVLTVSPPAVAQTRTAAPAAVLPNGFLGQAYYYQLATPQQGTPPWRFRSVRGSLPPGIALDPSGVLAGTPTAPGQFHFTLEATDSSPTPVAKTRAYVLTVPPALTVTWTQPPQVTAGGAIAGELQVTNGSGGPFDLTVIVVAVNTIDKAFTLGYQHFSVGAGSQRISFGSTLPRDTYVVHADAVAEDSEAGKIYRTRLQTDPLTVP, encoded by the coding sequence ATGCGCGTTATTTGCGCAATCGCGCTTCTCGGCGTCCTCGGTGTTGGGACCCCGGCCGCGTTCGCCCAGACGCGCACTGCGTCGCCCGCCGCGGTTCTCCCCAACGGATCTCTCGGCCAGGCCTACTATTACCATCTGGCGACTCCGCAGCAGGGAACACCGCCGTGGCGCTTTCGCAGGGTCCGCGGTTCGTTGCCACCCGGCATCGCGCTTGATCCCGCCGGCATTCTGGTCGGCGCACCCACTGCGCCCGGCCAGTTTCACTTCACCCTCGAAGCCAGGGATTCCTCGCCCACACCCATCGCCAAGACACGTAATTACGTCCTCACCGTGTCCCCGCCCGCGGTCGCCCAGACCCGCACTGCGGCGCCCGCCGCGGTTCTCCCCAACGGATTTCTGGGCCAGGCCTACTATTACCAGCTCGCGACTCCGCAGCAGGGAACGCCGCCGTGGCGCTTTCGCAGCGTCCGTGGTTCGTTGCCACCCGGCATCGCGCTTGATCCCTCCGGCGTCCTCGCCGGCACGCCCACTGCACCCGGACAATTTCACTTCACGCTCGAAGCCACGGATTCATCGCCCACACCCGTCGCCAAGACACGCGCTTACGTGCTCACCGTGCCCCCGGCCCTGACCGTCACCTGGACACAACCGCCGCAGGTAACCGCGGGCGGCGCCATCGCCGGTGAACTGCAGGTCACCAACGGCAGTGGCGGCCCATTCGACCTCACCGTCATCGTGGTCGCGGTGAACACCATAGACAAGGCATTCACGCTCGGGTACCAGCACTTCTCCGTCGGCGCCGGTTCGCAGCGCATTTCCTTCGGCTCCACGCTGCCGCGCGACACCTACGTCGTCCACGCCGACGCCGTCGCCGAAGATTCCGAGGCCGGCAAAATCTATCGCACCCGCCTGCAAACCGACCCGCTCACGGTGCCGTAG
- a CDS encoding thiazole synthase — protein sequence MDSFVIAGRTFRSRLIVGTGKYKSGQETARAIEASGAEMVTVAVRRVNLDRSKESLLDFIDPKKYFLLPNTAGCYTADDAIRTARLGREVGLSDWVKIEVIGDQATLYPDVQATIEATRVLVKEGFTVLPYTSDDIVVAKRLLDAGAAAIMPLGAPIGSGMGIQNQANIRILREMLNAPLIVDAGVGTASDATIALELGADGVLMNTGIAAAQDPVLMAEAMRHAIIAGRTAYLAGRMAKKLYATASSPVEGVVR from the coding sequence ATGGACTCATTTGTCATAGCAGGCCGCACTTTCCGCTCCCGCCTGATCGTGGGCACTGGCAAGTACAAGTCGGGCCAGGAGACGGCGCGCGCCATCGAAGCCAGCGGCGCCGAGATGGTCACCGTCGCCGTGCGCCGCGTCAACCTGGACCGCAGCAAGGAATCGCTGCTCGACTTCATTGATCCCAAGAAATATTTTCTGCTGCCTAACACCGCCGGCTGCTACACCGCCGACGATGCCATCCGCACCGCCCGCCTCGGCCGCGAAGTCGGCCTCTCCGACTGGGTGAAAATCGAAGTCATCGGCGACCAAGCCACGCTCTATCCCGACGTGCAGGCGACCATCGAAGCGACCCGCGTGCTGGTCAAGGAAGGCTTTACTGTTTTGCCGTATACCTCTGACGACATTGTGGTTGCCAAGCGCCTGCTCGACGCCGGTGCGGCCGCCATCATGCCCCTGGGCGCGCCCATCGGCAGCGGCATGGGCATCCAGAACCAGGCCAACATTCGCATCCTGCGCGAGATGCTGAACGCTCCGCTGATCGTGGACGCCGGCGTGGGCACCGCCTCCGACGCCACCATCGCTCTGGAACTTGGCGCCGACGGCGTGCTCATGAACACCGGCATCGCCGCCGCCCAGGACCCCGTGCTGATGGCCGAAGCGATGAGGCACGCAATCATCGCCGGCCGCACCGCTTACCTCGCCGGCCGCATGGCGAAAAAGCTCTACGCCACCGCCAGCTCCCCGGTCGAGGGCGTTGTGCGCTAA
- a CDS encoding long-chain fatty acid--CoA ligase — protein sequence MSIETVNQVFYQVVDRQLDRAMLYKQTVKWIPISSRELYRDAVGIARALTGWGIAKGDRVAILSENRPEWATAEFGTLLIGGAIVPIYSTLTSEQSAFMLADSGARVAFVSTVDQLKKLQAVQSITKLEKIVVMDYIGIPDAIPMHRLMHGGPVERDATFDAAARAIRPDDLATIIYTSGTTGTPKGAMLTQGNLASNLLHSLDSYPMGPGDVSLSFLPLSHITARHVDYAMFYHGVTVAYCPNIDELKAALPEIRPTIFVAVPRVYEKIRSQAEVQTKSGLKHKVFQWALKVGRAHRDEILAGKRPTSPDWKLADRLVFSKIRQGLGGRVKIYISGGAPLGRDLAEWYADVGIRIHEGYGLTETSPVIALNKPNRHKIGTVGPPLSNVEVRIADDGEILVRGPSVFKGYWNMPAETAAAFTPDGWFKTGDIGNLDADGFLSVTDRKKDLIKTSGGKFIAPQPIERKLQSSEYVGEAIVIGDRFKFPSVVIAPNFAELERWARENGLGFHSREDLIGQEKVRVLFDGIVAEVNRDLAQFEKLKKVLLVADEFSVADGSLTPTLKLKRRVVEERYRQHIRKLYENDPKPADPADVAAGKS from the coding sequence ATGAGCATCGAAACCGTCAACCAAGTCTTCTATCAGGTTGTCGACCGCCAACTTGACCGCGCCATGCTCTACAAGCAGACGGTCAAGTGGATCCCCATCTCCTCGCGGGAACTCTACCGCGACGCCGTGGGGATTGCCCGCGCGCTCACCGGCTGGGGCATTGCCAAGGGCGATCGCGTCGCCATCCTCAGCGAGAACCGCCCCGAGTGGGCTACCGCTGAATTCGGCACACTGCTCATCGGCGGCGCCATCGTCCCCATTTATTCGACGCTGACCTCGGAGCAGTCGGCCTTCATGCTCGCCGACTCCGGCGCGCGCGTCGCCTTCGTTTCCACCGTGGACCAGCTCAAGAAACTCCAGGCCGTGCAGTCCATCACCAAGCTGGAAAAAATTGTGGTCATGGATTACATCGGAATCCCCGACGCGATTCCCATGCACCGCCTGATGCATGGCGGCCCGGTGGAGCGCGATGCCACATTCGACGCCGCCGCGCGCGCCATCCGCCCCGACGATCTGGCCACCATCATCTACACCTCCGGCACCACCGGCACGCCCAAGGGCGCGATGTTGACGCAGGGCAATCTCGCTTCCAACCTGCTGCACTCCCTCGACAGCTATCCCATGGGCCCGGGCGACGTGAGCCTGTCGTTCCTTCCCCTGTCGCACATCACCGCCCGCCACGTGGATTACGCCATGTTCTACCACGGCGTCACCGTCGCTTATTGTCCCAACATCGACGAGCTCAAGGCCGCGCTCCCGGAAATCCGACCCACCATCTTTGTCGCCGTCCCGCGGGTGTACGAAAAAATCCGCAGCCAGGCCGAGGTACAAACCAAGTCCGGCCTGAAGCACAAGGTGTTTCAGTGGGCGCTGAAGGTCGGCCGCGCCCATCGCGACGAAATCCTGGCAGGGAAGCGCCCTACCTCGCCCGACTGGAAGCTCGCCGACCGGTTGGTCTTCTCCAAGATCAGACAGGGGCTGGGCGGGCGCGTGAAAATCTACATCTCCGGCGGCGCGCCCCTCGGTCGCGACCTCGCCGAGTGGTATGCCGATGTCGGCATCCGCATCCACGAAGGTTACGGCCTCACTGAGACCTCGCCCGTCATCGCACTCAACAAGCCCAACCGGCACAAGATTGGCACCGTCGGCCCACCACTGTCCAACGTGGAAGTCCGCATTGCCGACGACGGCGAGATCCTGGTACGCGGTCCCTCGGTGTTCAAGGGCTACTGGAACATGCCCGCCGAGACCGCCGCCGCCTTCACTCCCGATGGCTGGTTCAAGACCGGCGACATCGGCAATCTCGACGCCGACGGCTTTCTCTCCGTCACCGACCGCAAAAAAGACCTGATCAAGACTTCGGGCGGCAAGTTCATCGCGCCGCAGCCCATCGAGCGCAAACTGCAGTCCAGCGAGTATGTCGGCGAGGCCATCGTGATCGGCGACCGCTTCAAGTTTCCCTCCGTCGTCATCGCCCCCAACTTCGCCGAGTTGGAGCGCTGGGCGCGCGAGAATGGGCTCGGCTTCCACTCCCGCGAAGACCTTATCGGCCAGGAAAAAGTCCGCGTGCTGTTCGACGGCATTGTCGCCGAGGTCAACCGCGATCTTGCCCAGTTCGAAAAATTGAAAAAAGTTCTGCTCGTGGCCGACGAATTTTCCGTGGCCGACGGCAGCCTCACGCCCACCCTCAAGCTCAAGCGCCGCGTGGTCGAGGAGCGCTATCGCCAGCACATCCGGAAGCTCTACGAAAACGACCCCAAACCTGCCGATCCCGCCGACGTCGCCGCCGGCAAATCATAA
- a CDS encoding redoxin domain-containing protein yields MKRSIACSLLALALAAALLPSLRAQDKPQAAPLKLKVGDMAPDFTLKYFDGVKMQDISLHEFRGKKNVVVAFFVFAFTGG; encoded by the coding sequence ATGAAACGAAGCATAGCTTGCTCTCTACTGGCCCTGGCCCTGGCGGCGGCGCTGCTGCCGTCGTTGCGCGCGCAGGACAAACCGCAGGCGGCGCCGCTGAAGCTGAAAGTGGGCGACATGGCGCCCGATTTCACGCTGAAGTATTTCGACGGCGTCAAGATGCAGGACATCTCGCTGCACGAGTTTCGCGGAAAAAAGAACGTGGTAGTGGCGTTCTTCGTCTTCGCCTTTACCGGCGGTTGA
- a CDS encoding redoxin domain-containing protein: protein MRNLQANYKKLEDADTQVVGVSVDSPFANKAFADSLNVTFPIASDWFDEGAATKAYGLWEPKNRVARRATFLVGKDGKIEEIQADKEAIDPTKVVTACERKKKS from the coding sequence ATGCGCAACCTCCAGGCGAATTACAAGAAACTGGAGGATGCGGACACCCAGGTCGTGGGTGTGAGCGTGGACAGCCCGTTTGCCAACAAGGCTTTTGCCGATTCACTCAACGTGACCTTCCCCATTGCCAGCGACTGGTTTGACGAGGGAGCGGCGACCAAGGCGTACGGGCTGTGGGAGCCGAAGAACAGGGTGGCGCGGCGGGCGACCTTCCTGGTCGGCAAGGATGGCAAGATCGAGGAGATCCAGGCGGACAAGGAAGCCATCGATCCGACCAAGGTTGTGACCGCGTGCGAGAGGAAGAAGAAAAGCTAG
- a CDS encoding septum formation initiator family protein codes for MLSVFSRRARKYRPIAIRATDPRLVRAVALAERVVHKLYHLRTKLATAAVAAFAIFIALHVIFGANGMVVYKNKKSEYRTLQKDVDQLQKENQQLSDQIKALKTDPSAIEKEAREQLHYARPGEVIYLTPGQPNPNPPPPNANAKK; via the coding sequence TTGCTCTCGGTCTTCTCAAGACGCGCCAGGAAGTATCGGCCCATCGCGATCAGGGCAACGGACCCGCGTCTCGTCCGCGCCGTCGCGCTCGCCGAGCGCGTCGTTCACAAGCTCTACCACCTTCGCACCAAGCTCGCCACCGCCGCTGTCGCCGCTTTCGCCATCTTTATCGCCCTTCACGTCATCTTCGGCGCCAACGGCATGGTCGTTTACAAGAACAAGAAGTCCGAGTACCGCACCCTGCAGAAAGACGTAGACCAGTTGCAGAAGGAAAACCAGCAATTATCAGACCAGATTAAGGCGCTGAAGACCGATCCCAGCGCCATCGAGAAGGAAGCGCGCGAGCAACTCCACTACGCCCGCCCGGGAGAGGTCATCTACCTGACTCCCGGCCAGCCCAATCCCAACCCCCCGCCGCCCAACGCCAACGCGAAAAAGTAG